A region of bacterium DNA encodes the following proteins:
- a CDS encoding DUF3566 domain-containing protein, whose translation MKREILRVEPASAVRIGFVVGLFTGFVAGLVEAVLLKAMSGTPGGSLLPPEAAPLANSSAGTLFLLAIVMGLLFSLIFAFLGALLAFAYNMAARSFGGIEFHMSGDDRPPAREAEAVESPEDEDDV comes from the coding sequence ATGAAACGGGAGATCCTGCGAGTCGAACCCGCGAGCGCGGTCCGTATTGGGTTTGTCGTCGGGCTGTTCACCGGCTTTGTGGCGGGCCTGGTGGAAGCGGTGCTGCTGAAGGCCATGTCCGGCACGCCGGGCGGCTCGCTGCTGCCCCCGGAGGCGGCTCCACTGGCCAATTCCAGCGCGGGCACGCTGTTTCTGCTGGCCATCGTCATGGGCCTGCTGTTCTCTTTGATTTTTGCATTTCTTGGCGCGCTGCTGGCGTTTGCCTATAACATGGCCGCGCGATCCTTCGGCGGTATTGAATTTCACATGAGTGGTGATGACCGGCCTCCGGCTCGCGAAGCGGAAGCTGTAGAATCGCCTGAGGATGAAGACGATGTCTGA
- a CDS encoding VOC family protein, producing the protein MQKITTFLWFDNQAEEAAKLYVSLFKNSKILNITRHEGAGPDGTETVAVVDFQLDGQLFMAMNAKGPFKFTEAISFMVNCETQEEVDRLWEKLTEGGEESMCGWLKDRFGLSWQITPIILNKMMADPNRKKANAVMQAMLGMQKIDIAALKRAYDQG; encoded by the coding sequence ATGCAGAAGATTACAACCTTCTTATGGTTCGATAATCAAGCGGAAGAGGCGGCGAAACTTTATGTATCGCTGTTCAAAAATTCGAAGATCCTGAACATCACGCGGCACGAGGGCGCGGGACCCGATGGCACTGAGACGGTGGCCGTCGTTGATTTCCAGTTGGACGGGCAACTGTTCATGGCAATGAATGCCAAGGGGCCGTTCAAATTCACCGAAGCCATTTCCTTCATGGTAAACTGCGAGACGCAGGAGGAAGTGGACAGACTGTGGGAGAAGCTTACAGAAGGCGGTGAGGAATCCATGTGCGGCTGGCTCAAGGATCGATTCGGATTATCCTGGCAGATTACTCCGATAATCCTGAATAAGATGATGGCCGATCCAAATCGGAAGAAAGCAAACGCCGTGATGCAGGCGATGCTCGGGATGCAGAAGATCGACATTGCGGCGCTGAAACGGGCCTACGATCAGGGGTGA
- a CDS encoding LptF/LptG family permease, translated as MASRPVPLGDRLHHRALAYRMTFWRYIIREFIPPFIFSLSLIIFLFVLNLLFQMLGRIAGKGLPLSTVAEFFFLNLAWMVALAVPMSVLVGTLSSYARLSSDGEIVALKSSGSGPLRLIGPALFMGVLIALSVALFNDQALPQMNHRARQLQADIRRKKPTMVLEPGVFLSDIPGYVMIARDVNQTTSEVKDVVVYQENDPEYSSTITAKNGVLRYNENTESFEFLLRDGEIDRATRAKPSDFQITNFSRAVFRIYSPEMSLRRTESDWRGERELNTVQLLSRIKQIEKTDSLKTNRRELNNLKVEVNKKFSIPAACIVFAILGSVLGQWVKKSGIGVSAGYSIVFFLVYWVFLIGGEDIADRGRVAPWIAMWAPNILFMGLALVLLWRERRGELSTPRDWIRIILSKRKST; from the coding sequence TTGGCTTCAAGACCCGTTCCCCTGGGAGACCGCCTCCACCATCGCGCGTTAGCCTACCGTATGACGTTCTGGCGTTACATCATTCGGGAATTTATCCCCCCGTTTATCTTCAGCCTCAGTCTGATTATCTTCTTGTTTGTCTTGAACTTATTGTTCCAGATGCTGGGAAGAATTGCGGGCAAGGGGCTGCCGTTGTCCACCGTTGCCGAGTTCTTTTTCCTGAATCTGGCGTGGATGGTCGCGCTTGCTGTGCCCATGTCGGTGCTGGTGGGAACGCTGTCCAGTTACGCGAGGCTGTCCTCCGACGGCGAGATTGTTGCCCTCAAGTCCTCCGGGTCCGGGCCTCTGCGGCTGATCGGCCCGGCGCTGTTCATGGGCGTTCTGATTGCCCTGTCGGTGGCCCTGTTCAATGATCAGGCGCTGCCCCAGATGAACCACCGCGCCCGGCAGCTTCAGGCCGACATTCGACGCAAGAAGCCCACCATGGTCCTCGAGCCGGGAGTCTTTCTTTCCGATATTCCGGGCTATGTGATGATTGCGCGGGACGTCAACCAGACCACCTCCGAGGTCAAGGACGTAGTGGTCTATCAGGAGAATGATCCCGAGTACAGCAGCACCATCACCGCCAAGAACGGCGTGCTGCGCTACAACGAGAACACCGAGAGTTTTGAGTTTTTGCTGCGGGACGGGGAGATAGACCGCGCCACCCGCGCAAAACCCTCCGATTTTCAGATTACGAATTTTTCCCGGGCCGTGTTCCGGATCTATTCTCCCGAAATGTCGTTACGGCGTACGGAGTCGGACTGGCGGGGCGAGCGGGAGCTGAATACCGTGCAGCTTTTAAGCCGCATCAAGCAGATCGAAAAGACTGATTCACTGAAGACCAACCGGCGGGAACTGAACAACCTCAAGGTCGAGGTCAATAAGAAATTCTCCATCCCCGCGGCGTGTATCGTCTTTGCCATCTTAGGATCGGTGCTCGGTCAGTGGGTGAAGAAGTCGGGCATCGGAGTTTCGGCGGGGTACTCCATCGTCTTCTTCCTGGTGTATTGGGTCTTCCTGATCGGCGGCGAGGACATCGCCGACCGCGGCCGCGTCGCACCATGGATTGCCATGTGGGCGCCCAACATTCTGTTCATGGGCCTTGCGCTGGTGCTGTTATGGCGTGAGCGCAGAGGAGAACTCTCTACTCCCAGAGACTGGATCCGCATCATCCTGTCGAAACGCAAATCGACATAG
- a CDS encoding PEGA domain-containing protein produces the protein MAATRNTSQQAVAPEMKSPSDKLENPRRRRQVVLGLVLSGLALVMALLWGIWAVLHNETGVLIVTSHPPGAEVILNRRPTDLLTSAFLSDLPADSFLVSLRLDGHRPVPPAQGVRIAPNETTRVTFIMAPIERGDRRPLPPVSGRSTNWQWRSVRVRSDPDSAAIIVDDKELGIRTPLTLLLDPGVHHVQARWPDGARDFKNVTIDPSQSPPQITMKPATYESYPRPKKGILR, from the coding sequence GTGGCCGCTACCCGTAATACGTCGCAGCAAGCTGTTGCCCCTGAGATGAAGTCCCCCAGCGACAAACTCGAAAATCCCCGCCGCCGCCGTCAGGTGGTGCTCGGGCTCGTGCTTTCCGGATTGGCGCTGGTGATGGCACTCCTGTGGGGCATCTGGGCGGTGCTGCACAATGAGACCGGCGTATTGATTGTGACCTCGCATCCGCCCGGGGCGGAAGTGATTTTGAATCGCCGTCCCACCGACCTGCTGACCAGCGCCTTTCTGTCGGATCTTCCCGCGGATTCCTTCCTCGTGAGTCTGCGTCTGGACGGACACCGGCCTGTTCCGCCGGCGCAGGGCGTGCGGATTGCGCCCAACGAGACGACGCGCGTGACCTTTATCATGGCTCCTATCGAGCGCGGTGACCGCCGTCCGCTCCCACCGGTCAGTGGACGCAGCACCAACTGGCAATGGCGCAGTGTGCGCGTGCGGTCGGATCCCGACAGCGCGGCCATTATTGTCGACGACAAAGAGCTGGGGATTCGCACGCCGTTAACGCTGCTGCTCGATCCGGGCGTGCATCACGTGCAGGCTCGCTGGCCGGACGGAGCGCGGGATTTCAAAAATGTGACGATTGATCCGTCGCAGTCCCCGCCGCAGATCACCATGAAACCGGCCACCTACGAAAGCTATCCGCGGCCGAAGAAGGGGATTCTGCGATGA
- a CDS encoding DUF1801 domain-containing protein has protein sequence MMKSAATTVKDYLAELPVERREAIAAVRKVILANLPEGYKEVMGWGMICYVVPLSTYPDTYNGQPLAIASLGSQKNYMSLYLLGVYGHRPTEEWFRKEWAAAGLKLDMGKSCVHFKKLEDLSLDVVGRVIARIPVDRFIAAYEQGRKK, from the coding sequence ATGATGAAGTCGGCCGCGACCACGGTGAAAGACTATCTGGCCGAATTGCCGGTGGAGCGCCGCGAGGCGATTGCAGCGGTGCGGAAGGTGATTCTGGCGAACCTCCCGGAAGGATACAAGGAGGTGATGGGCTGGGGGATGATCTGCTATGTGGTGCCGCTGTCCACCTATCCGGACACGTACAACGGGCAACCGCTGGCGATCGCGTCGCTAGGGTCGCAGAAAAATTACATGTCGCTGTACCTGTTGGGGGTGTATGGGCACAGGCCGACAGAGGAGTGGTTCCGCAAGGAATGGGCGGCGGCCGGCCTGAAACTGGACATGGGAAAATCCTGTGTGCATTTCAAGAAGTTGGAGGATCTGTCGCTGGATGTGGTCGGCAGGGTGATCGCGCGCATCCCGGTCGACCGGTTTATTGCCGCTTACGAGCAGGGGCGGAAAAAATAA
- a CDS encoding Hsp20/alpha crystallin family protein, which produces MAVLVLVDVPGVKKQDYENLRKEVRWEDNPPKGAMIHVAGVDESGVMHVSDVWTSEEDFNNFVTTRLMPGFRKFNLPQPVAKIYQVHNANVFDLIDQLKPAPMTR; this is translated from the coding sequence ATGGCAGTGCTCGTTCTGGTCGACGTACCGGGTGTCAAGAAGCAGGACTATGAGAACCTGCGCAAGGAAGTCCGCTGGGAAGATAATCCGCCCAAAGGCGCGATGATTCATGTCGCCGGGGTTGATGAGTCCGGCGTGATGCATGTATCCGATGTCTGGACATCGGAGGAAGACTTCAATAACTTCGTGACAACACGGCTGATGCCGGGATTTCGTAAGTTCAATCTTCCGCAGCCGGTAGCCAAGATCTATCAGGTTCACAATGCCAATGTGTTCGACCTGATTGATCAATTGAAACCGGCGCCAATGACACGGTAG
- a CDS encoding metal ABC transporter substrate-binding protein, protein MRILTIITLLILAVGSLSFAAEPLKIVASTTDLAAVAREVGGARVTVEALCRGDQDPHDFEILPSQVMQVQQADIYLKVGLALDPWADKLIQSAGNTRLRVVDCSHGIDVIGKAEHHSENSPHPLGNPHYWLGPSNLITVAETIRDAFKDADSSYQDVYGQRGYTFRNKMESAISRWKTTLAPCSGMGLVSSHPSWDYFARDFGLEIVGTVSRVPDAEPSPVELATLEQTIRTRSRVVFLREPFTSDRFPNVLARDTGISVLTVPSSVGALPQVTDLWSQFDYLTTQLALHCQKP, encoded by the coding sequence GTGCGCATTCTCACAATCATTACCTTACTCATCCTGGCCGTTGGTTCGCTGTCCTTTGCGGCGGAGCCGCTGAAAATTGTGGCTTCCACAACGGATCTGGCGGCGGTGGCGCGGGAGGTGGGCGGTGCGCGAGTGACCGTCGAAGCTCTCTGCCGGGGAGACCAGGATCCGCACGATTTTGAGATCCTGCCCTCGCAAGTGATGCAGGTGCAGCAGGCCGACATCTATCTGAAAGTCGGACTGGCCCTCGATCCCTGGGCGGACAAGCTGATTCAGAGCGCGGGGAATACGAGGCTGCGGGTGGTGGATTGTTCCCACGGCATCGATGTGATCGGCAAGGCCGAACATCATTCCGAAAACAGCCCGCATCCGCTGGGCAATCCGCACTACTGGCTCGGCCCGTCCAATCTGATTACCGTGGCCGAGACCATCCGCGACGCCTTTAAGGATGCCGACTCTTCTTATCAGGATGTCTACGGCCAGCGTGGCTACACCTTCCGCAATAAGATGGAATCGGCGATCTCCCGCTGGAAAACCACGCTTGCGCCGTGCAGCGGAATGGGCCTTGTATCATCCCATCCGAGCTGGGACTATTTCGCGCGGGATTTTGGCCTGGAGATTGTCGGCACGGTGAGCCGTGTTCCCGATGCCGAACCGTCTCCGGTTGAACTGGCCACGCTGGAGCAGACGATTCGCACTCGAAGCCGCGTCGTGTTTTTGCGCGAACCGTTTACGTCCGACCGCTTTCCCAATGTGCTGGCGCGGGACACGGGCATTTCCGTGCTTACCGTGCCGTCGTCTGTTGGCGCACTGCCGCAGGTCACCGACCTGTGGTCGCAATTTGATTACCTGACCACGCAGTTAGCTTTGCACTGTCAGAAACCGTAG
- a CDS encoding PBP1A family penicillin-binding protein: MLWLVLIAAAVILTGGTGFYLYLRSGMPSVEQLENFEPQLSTKIVDRNGDLLKEIYTQRRSYVPLSETTLWVTKAFLAIEDHKFYEHWGLRPMALVKAVLESVVRFDFHFRGASTITQQLARNLYYTSQRNIVRKLREALTAIEIERYYSKDEILEMYLTQTYFGAGAYGIAAAASTYFSKSPADLTPEEAALMAAIPKSPTRYNPLANPENALTRRNAVLMRMREVGYLNDAAYNEARKKPLGLRPSTIDGSLGIAPYFTETIRQQLNSIGRTYNFDPYKDGVTVHTTLDATLQACAEDAIGSSLPELQKRVNTTFRETELSWILQKVYPNASVKERRRLSTESRTVDSLANIYMPVQVAFIALDPSTGGILAMVGGRDFLESKFNRAVQAVRQPGSCFKPFVYATVLDQGIPITTRVSNEHISLPGGGGKTWSPQNYDGDYGGTVDLREGLYKSLNVVAVRLIHDYTSAKNVAAMAHKLGITTQLDPYDALALGSSGVIPLDLASAFAVFQSGGVWSKPMYMTEINDQFGQPIVNYRPEHKAVLSEQTAFLVQSLLRSVVDRGTAAGLRGQYGFRQPAAGKTGTTNDYTDAWFVGFTPHLLAGVWVGLDDPSKSLGRGMQGARAALPIWAKFIVEAYKELEYPADDFDVPKGVTSASVCDDTDMLATPNCPRVHTEYFNSKFPLPDPCTLHGGTKSAKKQRPSLF; this comes from the coding sequence GTGCTGTGGCTGGTGTTGATTGCCGCCGCGGTGATCCTGACCGGCGGGACCGGTTTCTACCTGTATCTGCGCAGCGGCATGCCGTCGGTGGAGCAGCTCGAGAATTTCGAGCCGCAACTCTCGACCAAAATTGTCGACCGCAACGGCGATCTCCTCAAGGAGATCTATACGCAGCGGCGGAGTTACGTCCCCCTTTCCGAAACCACGCTCTGGGTGACCAAGGCATTTCTGGCGATTGAGGACCACAAGTTCTACGAACACTGGGGGCTGCGGCCCATGGCACTGGTGAAGGCCGTGCTCGAGAGTGTGGTTCGCTTCGATTTCCATTTCCGCGGCGCATCGACCATTACCCAGCAGCTTGCCCGCAACCTTTATTATACCTCCCAGCGGAATATCGTTCGTAAACTGCGCGAGGCGCTCACCGCCATCGAGATCGAGCGCTACTACTCGAAGGACGAAATCCTCGAGATGTATCTCACGCAGACCTATTTCGGGGCCGGAGCCTACGGTATTGCCGCTGCGGCCAGTACGTACTTCTCCAAATCTCCCGCCGACCTGACTCCCGAAGAAGCGGCGCTGATGGCCGCCATTCCCAAGTCTCCCACACGCTATAATCCGCTGGCCAATCCGGAGAACGCCCTCACGCGCCGCAACGCGGTGCTGATGCGTATGCGCGAAGTCGGTTATCTCAATGATGCCGCCTATAATGAAGCGCGCAAGAAGCCGCTGGGCTTGAGGCCATCCACCATTGACGGCAGCCTGGGCATTGCCCCCTATTTTACGGAGACGATCCGCCAGCAGCTCAACTCCATTGGCCGTACGTACAATTTCGATCCCTATAAGGATGGCGTCACGGTGCACACCACGCTGGATGCCACCTTGCAGGCCTGCGCCGAGGATGCCATCGGCTCATCGCTGCCGGAATTGCAGAAGCGCGTAAACACCACTTTCCGCGAAACGGAACTGTCCTGGATCCTGCAGAAGGTCTATCCTAATGCCTCGGTAAAAGAGCGGCGGAGGCTCAGCACGGAGAGCCGCACTGTAGACTCTCTGGCCAACATCTACATGCCGGTGCAGGTGGCGTTCATTGCGCTGGATCCGTCCACGGGCGGAATTCTGGCGATGGTGGGCGGACGCGACTTTCTGGAATCCAAATTCAACCGCGCGGTGCAGGCTGTAAGGCAGCCGGGCTCCTGTTTCAAACCGTTTGTCTATGCAACGGTGCTGGACCAGGGCATTCCGATTACGACGCGCGTTTCCAATGAGCATATCAGCTTGCCCGGAGGCGGTGGGAAGACCTGGTCGCCGCAGAACTATGACGGCGACTACGGCGGGACGGTGGATCTGCGTGAAGGTCTGTACAAGTCGCTGAATGTTGTCGCCGTGCGGCTGATTCACGATTACACCTCGGCCAAAAATGTGGCCGCCATGGCCCACAAACTGGGGATCACGACGCAACTGGATCCGTACGACGCCCTTGCGCTGGGTTCGTCGGGAGTGATCCCGCTGGATCTGGCGTCGGCCTTTGCGGTGTTCCAATCGGGCGGTGTGTGGTCCAAGCCGATGTATATGACCGAAATTAATGATCAGTTCGGTCAGCCGATTGTCAACTACCGCCCCGAGCATAAGGCGGTGCTTTCCGAACAGACGGCTTTTCTGGTGCAGTCGCTACTGCGGTCGGTGGTGGACCGCGGCACGGCGGCGGGACTCCGGGGGCAGTACGGATTCCGCCAGCCGGCGGCGGGCAAAACCGGCACCACCAACGATTACACCGATGCCTGGTTTGTGGGCTTTACTCCGCACCTTCTGGCCGGCGTGTGGGTAGGGCTGGACGATCCTTCCAAATCTCTGGGCCGGGGCATGCAGGGCGCGCGCGCCGCGCTGCCGATCTGGGCCAAGTTTATTGTGGAAGCCTACAAGGAATTAGAATATCCCGCCGACGATTTTGATGTGCCGAAGGGCGTGACGTCCGCCTCGGTCTGTGATGACACCGACATGCTGGCCACGCCCAATTGTCCGCGGGTGCACACCGAATATTTCAACAGCAAATTTCCGCTCCCCGACCCGTGCACGCTGCACGGCGGAACGAAGAGCGCGAAAAAACAGAGGCCGAGCCTCTTCTAA
- a CDS encoding PAS domain S-box protein, with protein sequence MTIAPHFRHEPDSGSTDLYTLFREIANGFEDAALLLKDGMICDCSDSAPAALSGARDDLIGCPIESFVLDTSTDDADGSRIGSLYVTALAGTPERIECTVRRVDGTMFDAALTVTPLRSGCTTLLLITLRDLTEPRRREAAALRRERILSAVNFAADQFLEPGDWRTRIPGILRRLGVAVNVSHLYLAEVERDEENCVRFALRFCWRAKDLVVPEGESANGPFASLNGGAFSRWINVLSEGDLICEYVRDLPAGERAALEATGARTVAMLPIFAGADWWGNIALAEVREERELTVSEVDALRTAADLIGSAIVRAQVEMELRKTNRALRTIGACNEILVRAQEEQVLLHRVCHALVEIGGYRLAWVGSVPDGDFSRITPAAHYGLDSDEDERHLLIASILESDRTASIIDKLRQGEVYVAQDTGGDLVDLTLRFGVDDRHCPSFIILPLKTSGTPLGTLALYSSKPTAFDDLEVYLLQELADDLAYGILALRTLREREEAQSALHHSEERFRQLFECAGDAIFLVGESGQIIAVNRSACEALGYSHTELTSMTVSHVAVPATPDQPRRIGEQLASIGYVFVEGDMQRQDGTSFPAEARLSLVDWDGQHAVLGIVRDVTERARAQEEKQSLQRQVFEAQKLESIGTLAGGIAHDFNNILAIILGYVSMLQTSGGLPANVQKGLTAMEAAADRGAGLVRQILTFARKSDIVYGPLDLNVMLKELRRMLQETFPRTIEVRFLPGQSLPLIMADAAQVHQALLNVCVNARDAMPDGGVMTIQTSVVDGTTVRRSFADASAASYVLIDITDTGTGMDAVTRQRIFEPFFTTKEKGKGTGLGMAVSYGAVRNHKGFIGVESDLGKGSTFHLYIPVPPNVTASPAKPRQTEVLTQGQGTILIIEDEASLAELLVTSLTAAGYKTLVARDGVSAVVLFEQHMLEVDLVLSDLGLPHLAGTDAIRWMMQHRPELKVIATTGYLEPELRLELEAIGVKDIIQKPAGTREYLLRIAAALRG encoded by the coding sequence ATGACGATTGCTCCTCATTTTCGTCACGAGCCGGATTCCGGTTCTACCGATCTTTACACCCTGTTCCGCGAGATCGCCAATGGCTTCGAGGACGCGGCGCTCTTGCTGAAGGATGGCATGATTTGCGATTGCAGCGACAGCGCCCCCGCCGCGCTTTCCGGCGCCCGCGATGATCTGATCGGCTGCCCCATTGAATCCTTTGTGCTCGACACGTCCACCGATGATGCGGACGGAAGCCGGATCGGCAGTCTGTATGTCACCGCTCTCGCAGGCACCCCGGAGCGGATCGAGTGCACGGTACGGCGTGTGGACGGCACGATGTTCGACGCGGCCTTGACGGTCACTCCCCTGCGCTCCGGGTGTACTACGCTGCTGCTGATCACTCTCCGGGACTTGACCGAGCCACGCCGCCGCGAGGCCGCAGCCCTGCGGCGCGAGCGGATTCTCAGTGCTGTGAATTTCGCCGCCGATCAGTTTCTCGAGCCCGGCGACTGGCGCACGCGGATTCCCGGAATTCTGCGCCGCCTCGGGGTTGCCGTAAACGTCAGTCATCTATACCTTGCAGAGGTGGAACGCGACGAAGAGAACTGTGTGCGCTTTGCGCTGCGTTTCTGCTGGCGCGCTAAGGATCTGGTTGTGCCGGAAGGGGAGTCCGCAAACGGTCCCTTCGCTTCCCTCAACGGCGGCGCCTTTTCGCGCTGGATCAATGTCCTCTCTGAGGGAGACCTGATCTGTGAGTATGTGCGCGATCTGCCGGCGGGTGAGCGCGCCGCCTTAGAGGCCACCGGCGCACGCACGGTGGCGATGCTGCCCATCTTCGCCGGCGCTGACTGGTGGGGAAATATCGCCCTCGCGGAGGTGCGCGAGGAACGCGAGCTGACCGTCTCCGAGGTGGATGCCTTGCGCACGGCGGCGGACCTGATCGGTTCAGCCATCGTGCGCGCCCAAGTCGAAATGGAGCTGCGCAAGACCAACCGCGCCCTGCGGACCATCGGCGCCTGCAACGAGATCCTGGTGCGCGCTCAGGAAGAGCAGGTGCTCCTCCACAGGGTCTGCCACGCACTGGTGGAAATCGGCGGCTACCGCCTTGCATGGGTAGGGTCCGTCCCGGACGGCGATTTCTCCCGTATTACTCCTGCAGCTCACTACGGGCTTGACAGTGATGAAGACGAAAGACACCTGTTAATCGCGTCGATCCTGGAGTCCGACCGGACAGCATCCATCATCGACAAGTTGCGGCAGGGGGAGGTCTATGTTGCGCAGGATACGGGTGGAGACCTGGTGGACCTGACCCTGCGATTCGGCGTGGATGACCGCCATTGTCCGTCCTTCATCATTCTGCCGCTGAAGACGTCCGGGACGCCGCTGGGAACACTGGCGCTGTACTCCTCCAAGCCGACGGCGTTCGACGACCTTGAGGTCTACCTGCTTCAGGAACTGGCCGACGATCTCGCCTATGGCATTCTGGCTCTGCGTACGCTGCGGGAACGCGAGGAGGCCCAATCCGCACTCCACCACAGCGAAGAGCGGTTCCGCCAACTGTTCGAATGCGCCGGCGACGCCATCTTCCTGGTCGGAGAGAGCGGGCAGATCATCGCCGTGAACCGCAGCGCCTGCGAGGCACTTGGCTACTCGCACACCGAGCTGACCTCCATGACCGTTTCCCATGTGGCTGTCCCGGCAACGCCGGATCAGCCGCGCCGCATCGGCGAACAATTGGCATCCATCGGCTATGTCTTCGTGGAAGGCGACATGCAGCGGCAGGACGGTACATCTTTCCCCGCGGAAGCACGCCTCAGCCTCGTGGACTGGGACGGCCAGCACGCGGTCCTCGGAATCGTGCGCGACGTCACGGAGCGGGCCCGCGCGCAGGAGGAAAAACAGTCTCTGCAGCGGCAGGTCTTCGAGGCCCAAAAGTTAGAATCCATCGGCACACTCGCCGGCGGCATCGCCCACGATTTCAACAATATTCTGGCGATCATTCTCGGCTATGTGAGCATGCTGCAAACCAGTGGAGGCCTGCCTGCGAACGTGCAGAAAGGCCTGACCGCCATGGAAGCTGCTGCGGATCGCGGCGCGGGACTGGTCCGGCAGATATTGACCTTCGCCCGCAAGAGCGACATCGTGTACGGACCCTTGGACCTCAACGTGATGCTGAAGGAGCTGCGGAGGATGCTGCAAGAGACCTTTCCGCGTACCATCGAGGTCCGTTTCCTTCCCGGCCAATCCCTGCCCCTCATCATGGCCGATGCCGCTCAGGTTCATCAGGCCCTCCTGAATGTCTGCGTCAATGCCCGCGATGCCATGCCGGACGGCGGTGTGATGACGATCCAGACAAGTGTCGTGGATGGCACGACGGTCCGCCGCTCCTTTGCAGACGCCTCGGCCGCCTCCTATGTCCTGATTGACATTACCGACACCGGAACCGGAATGGACGCGGTCACGCGGCAGCGGATCTTCGAGCCCTTCTTCACCACCAAGGAAAAGGGCAAAGGCACCGGCCTCGGCATGGCGGTGTCCTACGGCGCTGTACGCAACCACAAGGGGTTTATCGGCGTGGAGTCGGACCTTGGGAAAGGCAGCACCTTTCATCTTTACATTCCCGTCCCGCCCAACGTGACCGCGAGTCCCGCGAAGCCGCGACAGACGGAAGTGCTGACACAGGGGCAGGGGACCATCCTGATTATTGAAGACGAGGCCAGTCTGGCCGAACTTCTGGTCACGTCCCTGACGGCTGCCGGCTACAAGACACTGGTTGCCCGCGATGGAGTGTCGGCGGTAGTCCTGTTCGAACAGCACATGTTGGAGGTTGATCTGGTGCTGTCCGATCTCGGTCTCCCCCACCTTGCCGGAACCGATGCCATTCGCTGGATGATGCAGCACAGACCGGAGTTGAAAGTCATCGCCACGACCGGTTACCTCGAACCGGAGCTGCGCCTTGAACTGGAAGCAATCGGCGTGAAGGACATCATCCAGAAGCCGGCAGGTACCCGGGAGTACTTGCTGCGAATTGCCGCCGCCTTGCGCGGCTAA
- a CDS encoding UDP-2,3-diacylglucosamine diphosphatase, which translates to MPSLTALAAPVYFLSDAHLGAILIPDVHQQELKLNHLLDRVSDNGRSLVLVGDLFDFWYEWRHVIPKSPFRVLARLRQLADHGVAIHYLAGNHDFRLRGFLESDVGMRIHQDTLSAEIGGQPVYIFHGDGVLERDHGYRFVKKVLRNRAAQRVFSCIHPDLAMRLAHGTSVTSRAVIKSNPNDDAEYLSYARKRFAEGYRGVVMGHTHRPVEHKEDGCTYVNLGDWIIHYTFGLHDGTSLGLQRLAET; encoded by the coding sequence ATGCCGTCCTTGACCGCGCTCGCAGCCCCGGTCTACTTCCTGTCCGATGCACATCTCGGCGCGATTCTTATCCCGGATGTCCACCAACAAGAACTGAAACTAAACCACCTGCTGGACCGAGTGTCCGATAACGGGCGGAGCCTTGTGCTGGTCGGAGATCTGTTCGACTTCTGGTATGAATGGCGGCACGTGATTCCCAAGTCGCCGTTCCGCGTGCTTGCCCGGCTGCGGCAACTTGCCGATCACGGTGTAGCGATCCATTACCTGGCCGGCAATCACGATTTCCGGTTGCGGGGATTTCTGGAGAGCGACGTGGGAATGCGGATTCATCAGGACACTCTGTCCGCGGAAATCGGCGGGCAGCCCGTGTACATTTTCCACGGTGACGGTGTGCTGGAGCGGGATCATGGGTACCGCTTCGTGAAGAAAGTCCTGCGCAACCGCGCCGCCCAACGCGTGTTCTCCTGTATTCATCCGGATCTGGCCATGCGTCTGGCACACGGCACCAGTGTGACCAGCCGCGCCGTCATCAAGTCCAATCCGAATGACGACGCCGAATACCTGAGTTATGCCCGGAAGAGGTTTGCCGAGGGCTACCGTGGGGTCGTGATGGGGCACACCCATCGCCCGGTGGAACATAAGGAAGACGGCTGCACGTACGTCAACCTCGGCGACTGGATTATCCACTATACCTTCGGTTTGCACGACGGCACATCGCTCGGCCTGCAACGGCTTGCAGAGACCTGA